A region of Streptomyces halobius DNA encodes the following proteins:
- a CDS encoding APC family permease: MSVPAPVPHLKRSLRRFDIMALGVAAVISIDVIGQIASGGGQSVTWIAVMAVSFLLPYALIFAETGAAFPYEGGPYAWVELAFGRLVAALTSMFYWVTNPVWLGGSLAFIGAGAWDGFVSPLGSGTAADYVFKLAFVWGAILTAIISLRRGKWITTTGAAAKLLALAFFTGTAVAYGIRHGFQGLQNAAFSPTGAGFLALVPVLIFAMVGFEAPNAAGEEMYDPQRDVPIAIGVSGAIATSCYLLPVLAILSAAPAGQITGIGGFMDAAGLVFEVYGDWRGPLLTGTGVLFVVALLTQGSAWMIVVDRMQAMAAAEGGFFSRWLGAFHARLGTPVRMNVLSGLTATAFMVAAMNLGSGDASDTFAVVLTVAITTLLLSYLAIVPALLALRVRRPEIHRPYHVPFGTRGFAVATVLVYAWVLLGSWVALFPGTLEPLFGITYDFREIWGVSRMSFEVFTLGTVLLLLAVGVAGYLAQRMHLRRHHPDDHGCMGDDRSSPP; the protein is encoded by the coding sequence GTGTCCGTACCGGCCCCCGTCCCGCACCTGAAGCGCAGCCTGCGCCGATTCGACATCATGGCGCTGGGCGTCGCCGCCGTGATCTCCATCGATGTGATCGGGCAGATCGCCAGCGGCGGCGGCCAGTCCGTCACCTGGATCGCCGTCATGGCCGTGTCCTTCCTGCTGCCGTACGCCCTGATCTTCGCGGAGACCGGCGCCGCGTTCCCTTACGAGGGCGGCCCCTACGCCTGGGTGGAGCTTGCCTTCGGCCGGCTGGTGGCCGCGCTGACCAGCATGTTCTATTGGGTCACCAATCCGGTCTGGCTCGGCGGTTCGCTGGCCTTCATCGGCGCCGGGGCCTGGGACGGCTTTGTCTCGCCGCTCGGTTCCGGCACGGCCGCCGACTATGTCTTCAAGCTGGCCTTCGTCTGGGGTGCCATCCTGACCGCGATCATTTCACTGCGCCGCGGCAAATGGATCACCACGACCGGCGCGGCGGCCAAGCTCCTGGCGCTCGCCTTCTTCACGGGGACCGCGGTCGCGTACGGGATCCGGCACGGCTTCCAGGGCCTGCAGAACGCCGCCTTCTCCCCCACCGGGGCGGGATTCCTCGCGCTGGTCCCGGTCCTGATCTTCGCCATGGTCGGGTTCGAGGCCCCCAACGCGGCGGGTGAGGAGATGTACGACCCGCAGCGCGATGTCCCGATCGCGATCGGCGTCTCCGGCGCGATCGCCACCAGTTGCTACCTGCTGCCAGTCCTGGCCATCCTCTCCGCCGCCCCGGCCGGGCAGATCACCGGCATCGGTGGCTTCATGGACGCCGCCGGGCTGGTCTTCGAGGTCTACGGGGACTGGCGCGGGCCCCTGCTGACCGGCACCGGTGTGCTGTTCGTCGTCGCGCTGCTGACACAGGGCAGCGCCTGGATGATCGTCGTCGACCGGATGCAGGCGATGGCGGCCGCCGAGGGCGGGTTCTTCAGCCGGTGGCTGGGCGCCTTCCACGCACGGCTGGGCACACCGGTCCGGATGAACGTGCTCTCGGGGCTGACCGCCACCGCCTTCATGGTCGCCGCGATGAACCTGGGCAGCGGCGACGCGTCGGACACCTTCGCCGTCGTCCTGACGGTCGCGATCACCACGCTGCTGCTGTCCTACCTCGCCATCGTCCCGGCACTGCTCGCCCTGCGGGTCCGCCGCCCCGAGATCCACCGGCCGTATCACGTCCCCTTCGGTACAAGGGGGTTCGCGGTAGCCACCGTTCTCGTCTACGCCTGGGTGCTGCTCGGCTCATGGGTGGCGCTGTTCCCCGGCACCCTGGAGCCGCTCTTCGGCATCACCTACGACTTCCGGGAGATCTGGGGCGTCTCCCGTATGTCCTTCGAGGTGTTCACGCTCGGCACCGTTCTCCTGCTGCTGGCCGTCGGGGTCGCCGGGTATCTGGCGCAGCGCATGCATCTCCGGCGGCACCACCCCGACGATCACGGTTGCATGGGTGACGACCGGTCGTCTCCCCCCTGA
- a CDS encoding hemolysin family protein, which translates to MTALQLFIGLLTLVLNAFFVGAEFALISVRRSQIEPYAERGDRRAHRVLWGLEHVSALLAAAQLGITLCTLVLGAVAEPAIAHLLEPVFHAAGISHTLIHPIAFVIALALATYLHMLFGEMVPKNVALAEPVRSALLLGPPLVALTRALRPAIFAINALANGLLKLLRVETRDAVTATFSDDQLAKMVEDARAAGLLDERAKRRLRDALELGRRPVRDVVLPVENVVSARMGITPEGLERMAAESGFSRFPVVDETRRILGYLHVKDALDAMPRDVPFAVAALRPIARVRAATLLDDVLTAMRGSSTHLAAVIADDGTLAGLVSMEDVLRELVLQRPPAG; encoded by the coding sequence ATGACCGCGCTCCAGCTCTTCATCGGCCTGCTGACGCTGGTGCTCAACGCCTTCTTCGTGGGTGCCGAGTTCGCGCTGATCTCGGTGCGCCGCAGCCAGATCGAGCCGTACGCAGAGCGCGGCGACCGCCGGGCACACCGCGTGCTGTGGGGCCTGGAACATGTCTCCGCGCTGCTCGCCGCCGCCCAGCTCGGCATCACGCTGTGCACACTGGTGCTGGGCGCGGTCGCCGAACCGGCCATCGCGCACCTCCTGGAGCCGGTGTTCCACGCCGCGGGCATCTCGCACACACTGATCCACCCGATCGCGTTCGTGATCGCGCTGGCCCTGGCCACGTATCTGCACATGCTTTTCGGCGAGATGGTGCCGAAGAACGTCGCGCTGGCGGAGCCGGTACGCAGCGCCCTGCTGCTGGGCCCGCCACTGGTCGCGCTGACCCGGGCGCTGCGCCCGGCGATCTTCGCGATCAACGCGCTCGCCAACGGGCTGCTGAAGCTGCTGCGGGTGGAGACCAGGGACGCGGTGACCGCGACGTTCTCGGACGACCAGCTCGCGAAGATGGTCGAGGACGCACGGGCGGCCGGCCTGCTGGACGAACGGGCCAAGCGACGGCTGCGAGACGCCCTGGAACTGGGCCGCCGCCCGGTCAGGGACGTGGTGCTGCCCGTCGAGAACGTGGTGTCCGCACGGATGGGAATCACCCCCGAGGGCCTGGAACGGATGGCGGCCGAGTCCGGTTTCTCCCGCTTCCCGGTCGTCGACGAGACCCGCCGCATCCTGGGCTACCTGCACGTCAAGGACGCACTCGACGCAATGCCGCGCGATGTGCCGTTCGCGGTCGCCGCACTGCGCCCGATCGCCCGCGTGAGGGCGGCGACGCTGCTGGACGACGTCCTGACGGCGATGCGCGGATCCAGTACGCACCTCGCCGCGGTGATCGCCGACGACGGGACGCTGGCCGGGCTGGTGTCGATGGAGGACGTACTGCGGGAGCTGGTGCTC
- a CDS encoding hemolysin family protein, whose amino-acid sequence MTELLLLALALLLTVACGVFVAAEFSLTTVERSDLERAVERGERGADSALKAARGLTFQLSGAQLGITVTGLVIGMLSKPAIAALLAGPLGVMGLPRSAADSVALVLGTGISTVVLMVVGELVPKNWAISSPLAVAKRVATPQRGFSASFKPLIGHLNTTANHMVRRMGLEPTEELASARGPQELMALARHSAKEGALEPDTAELFVRTLNLADLTAENVMTPRVQVMALDVQSTAEDIANATRATGLSRFPVYRGSLDTVVGVAHIKDVLTIPAERRARHPVSELLREPLLVPETLTVDRLLDRLSGKRTMAVVIDEYGGTAGVATLEDIVEEVVGEVRDEHDPLEIPDLAPAGSDADGRSVYHADGAARTDQLQRIGLRLPDGPYETLAGLIATELGRIPVDGDTVEVAGWSMDVLDATGHRAARLLLHAPLPGNTDDEEAEAGR is encoded by the coding sequence ATGACCGAGTTGCTCCTGCTGGCCCTGGCACTCCTCCTGACCGTCGCCTGCGGTGTCTTCGTCGCGGCCGAGTTCTCGCTGACGACCGTCGAGCGCAGTGATCTGGAGCGCGCCGTCGAGCGCGGCGAGCGCGGCGCGGACAGCGCCCTGAAGGCCGCCCGCGGACTGACCTTCCAGCTCTCCGGAGCGCAGCTCGGTATCACCGTCACCGGCCTGGTCATCGGCATGCTGTCCAAGCCGGCCATCGCCGCCCTGCTCGCCGGTCCGCTCGGCGTGATGGGGCTGCCGCGCTCCGCCGCGGACTCGGTGGCCCTGGTGCTCGGTACGGGAATCTCCACGGTCGTCCTGATGGTCGTCGGGGAACTGGTCCCGAAGAACTGGGCCATCTCCAGCCCGCTGGCCGTCGCCAAGCGGGTCGCCACCCCGCAGCGCGGTTTCAGCGCCTCCTTCAAGCCGCTGATCGGGCATCTCAACACCACCGCGAACCACATGGTCCGTCGGATGGGGCTGGAGCCCACCGAGGAGCTGGCCTCCGCCCGGGGGCCTCAGGAGCTGATGGCACTGGCCCGGCACTCCGCCAAGGAGGGCGCGCTGGAGCCGGACACCGCCGAGCTGTTCGTCCGTACCCTCAATCTCGCCGATCTGACGGCGGAGAACGTGATGACGCCGCGGGTGCAGGTGATGGCCCTGGATGTGCAGTCCACCGCCGAGGACATCGCCAACGCGACGCGGGCGACCGGGCTGTCCCGCTTCCCCGTCTACCGCGGCAGTCTGGACACCGTCGTCGGGGTCGCGCACATCAAGGACGTGCTGACCATCCCGGCCGAGCGTCGCGCCCGCCATCCCGTCTCCGAGCTGCTGCGCGAACCGCTGCTGGTGCCCGAGACGCTGACCGTGGACCGGCTGCTGGACCGGCTGTCCGGCAAGCGCACCATGGCCGTGGTCATCGACGAGTACGGCGGCACGGCGGGCGTCGCCACCCTGGAGGACATCGTCGAGGAAGTCGTCGGCGAGGTCCGGGACGAGCACGACCCCCTGGAGATCCCCGATCTCGCACCGGCCGGCTCCGACGCGGACGGCCGCAGCGTCTACCACGCCGACGGTGCCGCCCGCACCGACCAGCTGCAGCGGATCGGCCTGCGGCTGCCCGACGGCCCGTACGAAACCCTCGCCGGCCTCATCGCCACGGAGCTCGGGCGGATCCCCGTCGACGGCGACACCGTCGAGGTCGCGGGCTGGTCGATGGACGTCCTCGACGCCACCGGGCACCGCGCGGCGCGCCTGCTGCTGCACGCCCCGCTGCCCGGCAACACCGACGACGAGGAAGCGGAGGCCGGCCGATGA